DNA sequence from the Corvus moneduloides isolate bCorMon1 chromosome 29, bCorMon1.pri, whole genome shotgun sequence genome:
ATGCGCTCCACGGAGCCCAGCACGGCCCGATGGACCAGCACCGGCCGCGCTGGGCCCCCGCTCGGGCTGGGGGGAAACGGGGGTCAGGGGGGGCAGGGGGGCCCTTGCCCCAGTACTGACACCGCCCAAATCCCCAGTTCCGCCTTCCCCACCCCAATCCTGAGACTCCCCAGCCCCCTGTCTGCCCCCCCCAATCCTGACCCCCCCCGGCCCCATTTCTGTCCCTCCACCCCAATCCTGATCCCCCTCCCAACCCCCAGTTCTACCCTCCCAATCCTGACATTCCTCAATCCCAATCCTGCTCGCCCAGCCCAAATCCTGATCCCCCCACACCAATGCTGAACTCCAGCCCAATCCTGCCCCCAACAAATCCCCCAGTTCTGCCCTCCTGCCCCGATCCTGCCCCGTTCCCAATACCTGGCATATTCCAGCTCGAATCTCTCGGGCATCTGGAAATCCAGCTGGATGGTGCCGCACTGGTGCTGCCGCCCCAGAGCATCCCGGATCTGGATATCGATCTGTTGGGAATAAAGGGGAGGGGGCGCTTCCAGAAGGGAAGCTTCCAGAAGGAAGATCCCCCCTTTGGGgatccccctccccaaaatccctcaCCTTGGGCCCATAGAAGGCGCCGTCCCCCGGgctcagctcccagggctgcccgAAATTCTGCAGGCTccgctccagctgctgcaggggcaggtTGGGAGGGTCAGCGGGGCACAGTGCAGGGGGCACGGTACAGGGGGCATCATTGCACCTGCTCAGCGCGATCCCAAGTTTCGGGGTCCCCCAGGAATCCGTCAGGACGCGTGGCCAGGGCCAGGCGGAAGGAAAAGCCCAGGACGGCGTAGACAGTCCGGATGAAATCCAGGGAGGAATCAATCTCGCtctccagctgggaaaggggtgTCAGGGGTGCAGGTGATACGTTCTGGGGGGCCAGGAGGGGTCAGGGGGACGGGCACCTGCTCCAGCGTGCAGAAGATGTGGGCATCATCCTGCTGGAAGCGCCGGACCCGCGTCAGGCCTGTCAGGGTCCCGGGGGGCTCGTTGCGGTGCAGGACCCCAAAATCTGCCAGGCGCAAGGGCAGCTCCCGCCAGGAGCGCGGCCGGTGGGCAAACATCAGGCTGgggacggacagacagacaggcagAGCCCCCAGGAGCCCCATGGGCACCCCAGGACCTCGTGACTCACCAGTGGGCCGGGCAGTTCATGGGTTTAAGGGAGAGGGTCTCAGGGGTGGCAAGGACGGAGAAGATGTGGGGGCTGTAGTGCTGCCAGTGCCCCGagagctcccagagctgggggctgAACAGGTTGGGGGTCACCACCTCGCTGAAGCCCCTCGCCCGGTACTCGCTctgcggggacagggacggggaggacgtcagctcagccccacagcatCGGCCatgggggcagcagggactgGCAGGGGCGAGAGCCGTGGCCATTGGGGCACGCCAGGAACTGGGGGGCAACTGTGAGCAGAGGGGTCTGGGTGTGAGGGGACGGGGTGCAGTGGGGTCTGTGGGGGGCACAGGCAGGGTCTGGGTGTCACGGGGGACGCAGCGGTGCCGAGCTGTGGTGGGGACGGGGTGCAGGGAGGTCTGGGGGATGGGGTCAGGGGAAGCCGCACCCGGATGAACTCCACAAGGGTGTTGTAGACGTGGGCGCCGCGGGGCAGGaagaagcagctgccagggctgaaCTTGTGGAAGAAGAAgagctcctggtcctgcagcGGAGAGGGCGTCACCGGGGGGTCCCCATGGCTGTGGGGGACCCCCCGGCCCCTGGCAGGGCTCACCTTCCCGATGCGGCGGTGGTCCCGCTGGGCTGCCTCGTCCTGCGCCCgctcccactgctccagctcctgagcGCTGGGGAAGGCCACGGCGGCCACCCGCTGGAGTGAccggcccccggcccccccccaCAGCGCAGCCGAGCTCTGCGGGCACAGGGAGACGTCAGCGGGGCCGGGCACGGGGCCCCCACCCGGCACCTGCTGTACGGGGGGGACGTCAGCGGGGCcgggcaccgggacccccaCCCGACACCCACCGTGAGCACACGCAGGGCTCCGATCAGCCCCGTGTGCCGGAGCAGGGGCCCGcggcagagctggagcagggggcCGCACCTGAGGGATGAACGGACGGATGTGGGGACAGTTGTGGTGACCCACggcccccccagtgtcccctgtgctCACCTGTAGACTGTGGCCGTGGGGGATGTCACCTCCtcgagctgctccagctggaatCTGTTGTGCTAAGAGAGGACAACAAAGAGGTGGGTGACGGTGGGCTCGGTGGCCTTAAAGGGGTGACACCGAGGGGGAAGTGACACCACGCTGGGGGGGGAGGACCAAGGCGGCGACAGCGGCACAGGTAACACCAAACGGGGGTGACACCGGTCCCGATGAGCATCACCCTGGTTGATCCAAACCAGTCCCCAGGCTGGCCTCCCATGCCCCATCCTGAGATGCGGAGGGGACgctctggggagggggggtcTCACCTGGAGAAGCTCGGCCAGCTGCTGGCGGGTGGCCTCGAGGCGCTCGAAGCGGTGTCGGGCACGGGCGAACGTGGCACA
Encoded proteins:
- the TARS2 gene encoding LOW QUALITY PROTEIN: threonine--tRNA ligase, mitochondrial (The sequence of the model RefSeq protein was modified relative to this genomic sequence to represent the inferred CDS: inserted 1 base in 1 codon; deleted 2 bases in 1 codon) is translated as MAAARGAAACCWREPRRRHRVSGPDPERLRLFQRLRAAAAAAERWDGPGDGAGGGAGGGRLPPGTPIRIALPGGRRLPAGALQTTPFQVATELGAGLAEAALVARVNGTLQDLDRPLECDTDLELLRLLHARGREAFWRSSACVLGAVAEQFFGATLCSTRATEDGFFCDVHMGSRTVQSVELPAXEEACATFARARHRFERLEATRQQLAELLQHNRFQLEQLEEVTSPTATVYRCGPLLQLCRGPLLRHTGLIGALRVLTSSAALWGGAGGRSLQRVAAVAFPSAQELEQWERAQDEAAQRDHRRIGKDQELFFFHKFSPGSCFFLPRGAHVYNTLVEFIRSEYRARGFSEVVTPNLFSPQLWELSGHWQHYSPHIFSVLATPETLSLKPMNCPAHCLMFAHRPRSWRELPLRLADFGVLHRNEPPGTLTGLTRVRRFQQDDAHIFCTLEQLESEIDSSLDFIRTVYAVLGFSFRLALATRPDGFLGDPETWDRAEQQLERSLQNFGQPWELSPGDGAFYGPKIDIQIRDALGRQHQCGTIQLDFQMPERFELEYASPSGGPARPVLVHRAVLGSVERMVAVLAESCGGRWPFWLSPLQAVVIPQTPEVEDYAREVQVVLRRGGLMADLDGDPGTTLARKIRRAQLAHYNFQLVVGRRERERGTVSVRTRENRQLGELELPRVLRRLRELRDGRVPDAERRF